Proteins co-encoded in one Clarias gariepinus isolate MV-2021 ecotype Netherlands chromosome 13, CGAR_prim_01v2, whole genome shotgun sequence genomic window:
- the vgll2b gene encoding transcription cofactor vestigial-like protein 2b, with the protein MSCPDVMRPVYGHYAPHAPGASAFVDSFPTPTCVSSSPSSRHRNLMDASGSEEVPVLGGNPVPGSLSSSAYSSGGQKDKQVGEAEYLSSRCVLFTYYQGDIGSVVDEHFSRALSSCTPMEGKRRASQAVTEPTSPNSRRNFPPSFWDSNYPSPPSRPHCDPSGTPAYSVDPYTQALHAGLPHAHPHAHPPDSWGYTQSQVYGPPRSLHELYSAPGLEAHYSPLLMPAVRPPHLPHTLPGHYDVAKLEPTPTWPGLLPPGDMALALNMDPGLQPHKKGKELYWF; encoded by the exons ATGAGCTGCCCAGATGTGATGCGGCCGGTTTATGGACATTACGCACCTCACGCACCGGGAGCCTCCGCGTTCGTCGACAGCTTTCCC ACTCCCACTTGTGTCAGCAGCAGTCCATCGTCTCGGCACAGGAACCTAATGGACGCCTCTGGATCAGAGGAGGTCCCAGTTTTAGGAGGGAACCCGGTGCCAGGAAGCCTGTCCTCATCTGCGTACTCCTCGGGCGGACAGAAAGACAAGCAGGTGGGGGAAGCCGAGTACCTGAGTTCCCGATGCGTCCTTTTCACCTACTACCAAGGGGACATCGGCAGCGTGGTGGACGAACACTTCTCCAGAGCGCTCAGCTCCTGCACGCCCATGGAAGGCAAGAGGAGAGCGAGCCAGGCCGTCACAG aACCAACATCTCCAAACAGTCGGAGAAATTTCCCTCCATCCTTTTGGGACAGTAATTACCCATCACCTCCCAGTCGACCCCATTGTGACCCATCAGGGACTCCAGCGTACTCCGTGGACCCCTACACCCAAGCCCTACATGCAGGTTTACCTCATGCCCATCCTCACGCACACCCCCCTGACTCCTGGGGCTACACACAAAGTCAGGTGTACGGACCCCCGCGGTCCCTCCATGAACTCTACTCTGCGCCAGGGCTGGAGGCGCACTATAGTCCCCTGCTCATGCCTGCTGTCAGGCCACCTCATCTACCCCACACCCTGCCTGGCCATTATGATGTCGCAAAACTTGAACCTACACCCACATGGCCTGGCCTGCTACCACCAGGAGACATGGCACTTGCCCTAAATATGGACCCAG GGCTACAGCCTCATAAGAAAGGGAAGGAGCTCTACTGGTTTTAA
- the ythdf2 gene encoding YTH domain-containing family protein 2, which yields MNHLDPIQRPKGQGNKVQNGAVAQKETLNDDEFEPYLNAQPRQSNAYTAMSDSYMPSYYGPSIGFTYSLNEAAWSTGGDPPMPYLASYGQLSNGEHHFLPDAMFGQSGALGSNPFLGQHGFNFFPSGIDFSAWGNSSSQGQSTQSYAYAPSSLGGAVIDGQSPFTANEPLNKAVGMNSLDQGMAGLKIGAGDMTPKVVGSGLPGGPLNQVSAAPSMPAPSIAPAKVASWADIASKPAKPQPKVKTKGTLGGTNLPPPPIKHNMDIGTWDNKGAVPKAATPQQSALPTNGQPPNQASPQPAAPAGGVPQHPLTNGQLMPPNVPLGQHPQAPNGQPGMAPPQLQGPSPPQQPSQPTRWVPPRNRANGFGDAAGGASQSPPSAGIGGISVAQEPHPVLEKLRLVNNYNPKDFDWNPKQGRVFIIKSYSEDDIHRSIKYNVWCSTEHGNKRLDAAYRSLGGKGPLYLLFSVNGSGHFCGVAEMRSPVDYNTCAGVWSQDKWKGRFDVRWIFVKDVPNSQLRHIRLENNENKPVTNSRDTQEVPLDKARQVLKIIAGYKHTTSIFDDFSHYEKRQEEEESVKKVEVQGNDPYSSNPSRSHYRLQERQGRVK from the exons ATGAATCACCTGGACCCAATCCAGAGACCGAAAGGCCAAGGAAACAAAG TGCAAAACGGAGCCGTTGCCCAAAAGGAGACTTTAAATGATGATGAGTTCGAGCCTTATCTGAACGCTCAGCCCAGACAG AGCAATGCATATACGGCCATGTCCGACTCCTATATGCCTAGCTACTATGGCCCCTCCATAGGATTCACCTACTCGCTCAATGAAGCGGCGTGGTCCACAGGCGGTGATCCTCCCATGCCCTACCTGGCCTCTTACGGACAGCTTAGCAACGGGGAGCACCACTTCCTCCCAGATGCCATGTTCGGCCAGTCTGGGGCCCTTGGGAGTAACCCTTTCCTGGGTCAGCATGGTTTCAACTTTTTCCCCAGCGGGATTGACTTCTCTGCCTGGGGGAACAGCAGCTCTCAGGGACAGTCCACACAGAGTTACGCCTACGCGCCCAGCTCCCTCGGGGGTGCTGTGATCGATGGACAGTCTCCATTTACCGCCAATGAGCCTCTTAACAAGGCCGTAGGGATGAACAGTTTGGACCAGGGTATGGCAGGGCTAAAGATTGGGGCGGGAGACATGACACCTAAAGTTGTTGGTTCTGGACTTCCTGGTGGACCTTTGAATCAGGTATCAGCAGCTCCCAGCATGCCCGCACCTTCCATTGCCCCTGCCAAAGTGGCATCCTGGGCAGACATAGCCAGCAAGCCTGCCAAACCCCAGCCTAAGGTCAAGACTAAAGGTACCTTAGGGGGCACAAACCTTCCCCCTCCACCAATCAAACACAACATGGATATTGGCACGTGGGATAACAAAGGGGCAGTGCCGAAAGCAGCGACACCGCAACAGTCGGCACTGCCCACCAACGGACAGCCACCCAACCAGGCCTCTCCTCAGCCAGCCGCACCCGCGGGAGGAGTACCGCAGCATCCTCTCACCAATGGACAGCTCATGCCTCCTAATGTTCCATTAGGGCAGCACCCCCAGGCTCCTAACGGGCAACCAGGTATGGCTCCTCCTCAGCTTCAAGGCCCATCCCCTCCGCAACAACCATCTCAACCGACTCGCTGGGTCCCTCCTCGTAACCGTGCCAATGGCTTTGGGGATGCAGCAGGTGGGGCCAGCCAGTCTCCTCCCAGTGCCGGAATAGGTGGCATCAGTGTGGCACAAGAGCCGCATCCGGTCCTCGAGAAGCTGCGTCTCGTCAACAACTACAACCCGAAGGACTTTGACTGGAATCCCAAGCAGGGACGCGTGTTTATTATAAAGAGCTACTCTGAGGACGACATCCACCGCTCAATTAAATACAACGTGTGGTGCAGTACGGAGCACGGCAACAAGCGCCTGGACGCGGCCTACCGCTCTCTGGGCGGTAAGGGGCCCCTGTACCTGCTTTTTAGCGTCAACGGTAGTGGCCACTTCTGTGGCGTGGCCGAAATGCGCTCACCCGTGGACTACAACACGTGCGCCGGTGTGTGGTCACAGGATAAGTGGAAGGGTCGGTTCGACGTACGCTGGATCTTTGTCAAGGACGTGCCCAACAGCCAGCTGCGTCACATCCGTCTGGAGAACAACGAGAACAAGCCAGTGACCAACTCGCGCGACACGCAGGAGGTACCGCTCGACAAGGCGCGGCAGGTGCTCAAGATCATCGCCGGCTACAAGCACACCACCTCCATCTTCGACGACTTCTCGCATTATGAGAAGcgccaggaggaggaggagagtgtTAAAAAG